From Xiphophorus couchianus chromosome 4, X_couchianus-1.0, whole genome shotgun sequence, a single genomic window includes:
- the trip4 gene encoding activating signal cointegrator 1 isoform X2, translated as MSEALLQWCVDQLHHKFGLEACEDIVQYILSIEKPEEIEEYVGDLLQGTDGKKGQFIDELLFRWKKSQRQGADTAGLFLLKESASPTDMQDSTKDMQKKSKRKGRNKQEVVAGSQTEPEPEPVKTPMDLMRAQENSSTSSTKKKTKFVNLYAKEGQDKLAVLLPGRHACECLAQKHALINNCLSCGRIVCDQEGSGPCLFCGSLVCTKEEQEILQRDSNKSQKLRKKLMGDAGERELLPHQEATLKVGLEKAVQHKDKLLEFDRNSVRRTQVLDDESDYFAAESNQWLSPNEREKMRKMEEDLRELRHASRKDRKITLDFAGRRVIDEGNDMNEYYSKLDETLKNMNSGSTPGTLGYSERRSGKQNLRELVNPNIMQSAPEWVDIGGRERQKQPMEQRKNLTEEKGGEDRHRLRLQDKELREISDGGWCLSMHQPWASLLVKGIKRVEGRTWYTSHRGRLWIAAAAKKPTAQEITEVEQMYRHIYKKEPNFPKDYPTGCLLGCVNVTECLSQEQFRQQGNWRATITRVPRRGWSHQLQCDTRGKAHCSHGKFTFSGLNLDWSL; from the exons ATGTCTGAAGCCTTGTTGCAGTGGTGCGTGGACCAATTACATCATAAATTTGGCCTGGAGGCATGTGAAGACATTGTCCA GTACATACTCTCCATTGAAAAACCTGAGGAGATCGAGGAATACGTGGGAGATCTTCTTCAGGGGACTGATGGAAAAAAAGGCCAGTTTATAGATGAACTCCTATTCAGATGGAAGAAGAGTCAAAGACAGGGTGCGGATACAGCCGGTCTTTTCCTTCTCAAAGAGTCCGCTTCGCCAACAG ATATGCAAGACTCCACCAAAGATATGCAGAAGAAGTCCAAACGTAAAGGACgtaacaaacaggaagtggtggctGGGAGCCAAACAGAGCCTGAACCAGAGCCAGTGAAAACCCCCATGGATCTGATGAGG GCCCAGGAAAACAGCAGCACTTCTTCAACTAAGAAGAAAACCAAGTTCGTCAATCTCTACGCTAAAGAGGGTCAGGACAAGCTGGCTGTTCTGCTTCCGGGTCGGCACGCCTGCGAGTGCCTCGCCCAGAAGCATGCGCTCATCAACAACTGCCTGAGCTGTGGGCGAATTGTGTGTGACCAGGAGGGCTCGGGACCCTGCCTCTTCTGTGGAAGCCTG GTCTGCACTAAAGAGGAGCAGGAGATTCTACAGCGAGACTCcaacaaaagtcaaaaactcAGAAAGAAGCTTATGGGAG ATGCCGGAGAAAGGGAGCTTCTTCCACATCAGGAAGCCACACTGAAAGTCGGGCTGGAGAAAGCAGTTCAGCACAAAGACAAACTGCTGGAATTTGACAGGAACAG CGTCAGGAGGACTCAGGTGCTGGATGATGAGTCGGATTACTTTGCCGCCGAGTCCAATCAGTGGCTTTCGCCCAATGAGAGAGAGAAGATGAGGAAAATGGAAGAAGACTTGCGAGAACTTCGCCACGCCTCTCGTAAGGACAGGAAGATCACTCTAGATTTCGCTGGCAGACGAGTCATCGATGAGGGGAACGATATGAACGAGTATTACAGCAA GCTGGATGAGACCCTCAAAAATATGAACAGTGGGTCAACACCAGGGACTCTTGGATATTCTGAAAGAAGAAGTGGAAAGCAAAATCTCAGAGAGCTGGTCAACCCAAACATTATGCAGTCTGCACCAGAA tggGTGGACATTGGAGGCAGGGAACGCCAAAAGCAACCCATGGAGCAGAGGAAAAATTTGACGGAGGAAAAAGGAGGAGAGGACCGCCACAGGTTGAGACTCCAAGACAAAGAGCTGCGGGAGATTTCTGACGGAGGCTGGTGTCTGAGTATGCATCAGCCGTGGGCCTCACTGCTGGTCAAAGGCATTAAGAG GGTAGAAGGTCGCACCTGGTACACGTCACACAGAGGTCGCCTTTGGATAGCTGCAGCAGCCAAAAAACCCACAGCTCAGGAGATCACTGAGGTGGAACAAATGTACCGCCACATCTACAAGAAAG AGCCAAACTTTCCCAAAGATTATCCCACCGGATGTCTTCTGGGTTGCGTTAACGTGACCGAGTGCCTGTCTCAGGAGCAGTTTAGACAACAG
- the trip4 gene encoding activating signal cointegrator 1 isoform X3 has product MSEALLQWCVDQLHHKFGLEACEDIVQYILSIEKPEEIEEYVGDLLQGTDGKKGQFIDELLFRWKKSQRQGADTAGLFLLKESASPTDMQDSTKDMQKKSKRKGRNKQEVVAGSQTEPEPEPVKTPMDLMRAQENSSTSSTKKKTKFVNLYAKEGQDKLAVLLPGRHACECLAQKHALINNCLSCGRIVCDQEGSGPCLFCGSLVCTKEEQEILQRDSNKSQKLRKKLMGDAGERELLPHQEATLKVGLEKAVQHKDKLLEFDRNSVRRTQVLDDESDYFAAESNQWLSPNEREKMRKMEEDLRELRHASRKDRKITLDFAGRRVIDEGNDMNEYYSKLDETLKNMNSGSTPGTLGYSERRSGKQNLRELVNPNIMQSAPEWVDIGGRERQKQPMEQRKNLTEEKGGEDRHRLRLQDKELREISDGGWCLSMHQPWASLLVKGIKRVEGRTWYTSHRGRLWIAAAAKKPTAQEITEVEQMYRHIYKKEPNFPKDYPTGCLLGCVNVTECLSQEQFRQQVFLTGNLKDLTSQYK; this is encoded by the exons ATGTCTGAAGCCTTGTTGCAGTGGTGCGTGGACCAATTACATCATAAATTTGGCCTGGAGGCATGTGAAGACATTGTCCA GTACATACTCTCCATTGAAAAACCTGAGGAGATCGAGGAATACGTGGGAGATCTTCTTCAGGGGACTGATGGAAAAAAAGGCCAGTTTATAGATGAACTCCTATTCAGATGGAAGAAGAGTCAAAGACAGGGTGCGGATACAGCCGGTCTTTTCCTTCTCAAAGAGTCCGCTTCGCCAACAG ATATGCAAGACTCCACCAAAGATATGCAGAAGAAGTCCAAACGTAAAGGACgtaacaaacaggaagtggtggctGGGAGCCAAACAGAGCCTGAACCAGAGCCAGTGAAAACCCCCATGGATCTGATGAGG GCCCAGGAAAACAGCAGCACTTCTTCAACTAAGAAGAAAACCAAGTTCGTCAATCTCTACGCTAAAGAGGGTCAGGACAAGCTGGCTGTTCTGCTTCCGGGTCGGCACGCCTGCGAGTGCCTCGCCCAGAAGCATGCGCTCATCAACAACTGCCTGAGCTGTGGGCGAATTGTGTGTGACCAGGAGGGCTCGGGACCCTGCCTCTTCTGTGGAAGCCTG GTCTGCACTAAAGAGGAGCAGGAGATTCTACAGCGAGACTCcaacaaaagtcaaaaactcAGAAAGAAGCTTATGGGAG ATGCCGGAGAAAGGGAGCTTCTTCCACATCAGGAAGCCACACTGAAAGTCGGGCTGGAGAAAGCAGTTCAGCACAAAGACAAACTGCTGGAATTTGACAGGAACAG CGTCAGGAGGACTCAGGTGCTGGATGATGAGTCGGATTACTTTGCCGCCGAGTCCAATCAGTGGCTTTCGCCCAATGAGAGAGAGAAGATGAGGAAAATGGAAGAAGACTTGCGAGAACTTCGCCACGCCTCTCGTAAGGACAGGAAGATCACTCTAGATTTCGCTGGCAGACGAGTCATCGATGAGGGGAACGATATGAACGAGTATTACAGCAA GCTGGATGAGACCCTCAAAAATATGAACAGTGGGTCAACACCAGGGACTCTTGGATATTCTGAAAGAAGAAGTGGAAAGCAAAATCTCAGAGAGCTGGTCAACCCAAACATTATGCAGTCTGCACCAGAA tggGTGGACATTGGAGGCAGGGAACGCCAAAAGCAACCCATGGAGCAGAGGAAAAATTTGACGGAGGAAAAAGGAGGAGAGGACCGCCACAGGTTGAGACTCCAAGACAAAGAGCTGCGGGAGATTTCTGACGGAGGCTGGTGTCTGAGTATGCATCAGCCGTGGGCCTCACTGCTGGTCAAAGGCATTAAGAG GGTAGAAGGTCGCACCTGGTACACGTCACACAGAGGTCGCCTTTGGATAGCTGCAGCAGCCAAAAAACCCACAGCTCAGGAGATCACTGAGGTGGAACAAATGTACCGCCACATCTACAAGAAAG AGCCAAACTTTCCCAAAGATTATCCCACCGGATGTCTTCTGGGTTGCGTTAACGTGACCGAGTGCCTGTCTCAGGAGCAGTTTAGACAACAG
- the trip4 gene encoding activating signal cointegrator 1 isoform X1: MSEALLQWCVDQLHHKFGLEACEDIVQYILSIEKPEEIEEYVGDLLQGTDGKKGQFIDELLFRWKKSQRQGADTAGLFLLKESASPTDMQDSTKDMQKKSKRKGRNKQEVVAGSQTEPEPEPVKTPMDLMRAQENSSTSSTKKKTKFVNLYAKEGQDKLAVLLPGRHACECLAQKHALINNCLSCGRIVCDQEGSGPCLFCGSLVCTKEEQEILQRDSNKSQKLRKKLMGDAGERELLPHQEATLKVGLEKAVQHKDKLLEFDRNSVRRTQVLDDESDYFAAESNQWLSPNEREKMRKMEEDLRELRHASRKDRKITLDFAGRRVIDEGNDMNEYYSKLDETLKNMNSGSTPGTLGYSERRSGKQNLRELVNPNIMQSAPEWVDIGGRERQKQPMEQRKNLTEEKGGEDRHRLRLQDKELREISDGGWCLSMHQPWASLLVKGIKRVEGRTWYTSHRGRLWIAAAAKKPTAQEITEVEQMYRHIYKKEPNFPKDYPTGCLLGCVNVTECLSQEQFRQQCPGTCEESASPFVFICNNPQELLVKFPMKGKHKIWKLESHYHQGAKKGLVPSAAV; this comes from the exons ATGTCTGAAGCCTTGTTGCAGTGGTGCGTGGACCAATTACATCATAAATTTGGCCTGGAGGCATGTGAAGACATTGTCCA GTACATACTCTCCATTGAAAAACCTGAGGAGATCGAGGAATACGTGGGAGATCTTCTTCAGGGGACTGATGGAAAAAAAGGCCAGTTTATAGATGAACTCCTATTCAGATGGAAGAAGAGTCAAAGACAGGGTGCGGATACAGCCGGTCTTTTCCTTCTCAAAGAGTCCGCTTCGCCAACAG ATATGCAAGACTCCACCAAAGATATGCAGAAGAAGTCCAAACGTAAAGGACgtaacaaacaggaagtggtggctGGGAGCCAAACAGAGCCTGAACCAGAGCCAGTGAAAACCCCCATGGATCTGATGAGG GCCCAGGAAAACAGCAGCACTTCTTCAACTAAGAAGAAAACCAAGTTCGTCAATCTCTACGCTAAAGAGGGTCAGGACAAGCTGGCTGTTCTGCTTCCGGGTCGGCACGCCTGCGAGTGCCTCGCCCAGAAGCATGCGCTCATCAACAACTGCCTGAGCTGTGGGCGAATTGTGTGTGACCAGGAGGGCTCGGGACCCTGCCTCTTCTGTGGAAGCCTG GTCTGCACTAAAGAGGAGCAGGAGATTCTACAGCGAGACTCcaacaaaagtcaaaaactcAGAAAGAAGCTTATGGGAG ATGCCGGAGAAAGGGAGCTTCTTCCACATCAGGAAGCCACACTGAAAGTCGGGCTGGAGAAAGCAGTTCAGCACAAAGACAAACTGCTGGAATTTGACAGGAACAG CGTCAGGAGGACTCAGGTGCTGGATGATGAGTCGGATTACTTTGCCGCCGAGTCCAATCAGTGGCTTTCGCCCAATGAGAGAGAGAAGATGAGGAAAATGGAAGAAGACTTGCGAGAACTTCGCCACGCCTCTCGTAAGGACAGGAAGATCACTCTAGATTTCGCTGGCAGACGAGTCATCGATGAGGGGAACGATATGAACGAGTATTACAGCAA GCTGGATGAGACCCTCAAAAATATGAACAGTGGGTCAACACCAGGGACTCTTGGATATTCTGAAAGAAGAAGTGGAAAGCAAAATCTCAGAGAGCTGGTCAACCCAAACATTATGCAGTCTGCACCAGAA tggGTGGACATTGGAGGCAGGGAACGCCAAAAGCAACCCATGGAGCAGAGGAAAAATTTGACGGAGGAAAAAGGAGGAGAGGACCGCCACAGGTTGAGACTCCAAGACAAAGAGCTGCGGGAGATTTCTGACGGAGGCTGGTGTCTGAGTATGCATCAGCCGTGGGCCTCACTGCTGGTCAAAGGCATTAAGAG GGTAGAAGGTCGCACCTGGTACACGTCACACAGAGGTCGCCTTTGGATAGCTGCAGCAGCCAAAAAACCCACAGCTCAGGAGATCACTGAGGTGGAACAAATGTACCGCCACATCTACAAGAAAG AGCCAAACTTTCCCAAAGATTATCCCACCGGATGTCTTCTGGGTTGCGTTAACGTGACCGAGTGCCTGTCTCAGGAGCAGTTTAGACAACAG